The Prunus persica cultivar Lovell chromosome G7, Prunus_persica_NCBIv2, whole genome shotgun sequence genome has a segment encoding these proteins:
- the LOC109950286 gene encoding uncharacterized protein LOC109950286 produces MVGQMKLMIAEEQKFQGKALSLSHTKTAITTIKEKFTEQQLQMFEQSCFGHLLRIEDLKWTSPIIHGLLLRKADPKTVSQLNGIKFIVGNKVIQFTAQQFCIVTGLRFGNLPFIPIPTNENCSLKRKYFANDKTVNLLELEKAFLKCDDVDDVLKLGFVYFAVFVLLGNEKHVHIDMRYLKLAEDLEDFGKYPWGAVCYVIFEVGGRP; encoded by the coding sequence ATGGTTGGTCAAATGAAGTTGATGATTGCAGAGGAACAAAAGTTCCAAGGGAAAGCATTGTCGCTATCCCATACGAAGACCGCAATCACTACGATAAAGGAGAAATTCACTGAACAGCAGCTGCAAATGTTTGAACAGagttgttttggtcatctCCTACGGATTGAGGACCTCAAGTGGACTTCTCCAATTATCCACGGCTTGCTGCTCAGGAAAGCTGATCCCAAGACAGTTTCCCAACTGAACGGGATCAAATTCATTGTTGGCAATAAGGTCATCCAATTCACGGCGCAGCAATTTTGCATCGTGACAGGGCTAAGGTTTGGAAACCTTCCCTTTATTCCGATTCCCACTAATGAGAACTGCTCATTGAAACGGAAGTACTTTGCCAACGATAAAACTGTGAACCTGTTGGAATTAGAAAAGGCCTTTCTCAAATGCGATGATGTGGACGATGTATTGAAGCTCGGATTCGTATACTTTGCTGTGTTTGTGCTGTTGGGCAATGAAAAACATGTCCACATTGACATGCGATATTTGAAGTTGGCGGAAGACCTTGAAGACTTTGGGAAGTATCCATGGGGTGCTGTGTGTTATGTGATATTTGAAGTTGGCGGAAGACCTTGA